The following are encoded in a window of Gossypium raimondii isolate GPD5lz chromosome 13, ASM2569854v1, whole genome shotgun sequence genomic DNA:
- the LOC105782108 gene encoding ubiquitin carboxyl-terminal hydrolase 26, whose translation MSRPTTRSKNKRHRQVENDDTTTEILRKIHLTGEITDDDVNQLYMITKPVCQGCRVNTKDNPNCFCGLIPPPNGSRKAGLWQKMSDIIQALGPDPCKDLRASAYSPAGLTNLGATCYANSILQCLYMNKSFRQGVFSVEPDVLNRHPVLDQLARLFAQLHASKMAFIDSAPFIKTLELDNGVQQDSHEFLTLLFSLLERCLSDSQVSKARTIVQDLFRGSVSHVTTCSRCGKDSEASSKMEDFYELELNVKGLKTLEESLTDYLSVEELHGDNQYFCESCNIRVDASRSIKLRTLPDVLNFQLKRYDFLQKTTSKKKITSVFSFPGKLDMRGRLSKPSQVELIYDLSAVLIHKGTAANSGHYIAHIKDENTGQWWEFDDEHVSNLGHHPFGEGSSTSNSKSNRSDAVVHSSCTGGDGTANGNHLDPIQLQHEESSVGSHIEMFSSTDAYMLMYNLSSKKNGASTMEIEGDAVFLHDGISLPSHLCEEITNLNSSYVDACEQYKLKKKRELDHITERRQEVRSVLSEAPVHSVEEPFYWISTDWLRQWADNISPPVLDNTSIQCSHGKIPLSKAGSVKRLSAGAWTKFSKYNGGSTFAKGDHCLDCLIDVAHTVVCADSYRDRRKLMKEIAEDVLLAKCEDGAYYVSKAWLQQWVKRKNLDAPCEADAGPTMSIRCPHGHLMPEQAAGAKRLLVPEKLWLFFYEDAITVKPDDSSGCSTFPSDSEECPECSNTLSEVACLEDSRREMKLKQRQNHEKLATGKSIPLSSNCKYYLLPSSWLSKWRSYVTASSKHTSFMEPEILDGVINLLKCEKHSRLLERPPKVAYKRGSFFQKGSTTDRLTIITENDWKCFCEEWGGTEENGISAIIELCSSNDLAECCGGMPMCEQPLDLQNEVNNENESRQPVIRTCPEVCEECIGERESCELMQKLNYADEDIYVYLVRGKEAPKSILQASESSEPDRRTSKRSRRTNNGNLVNLRVSATTSIYQLKMMIWESLGVVKENQILHKGSRVIDQETATLADMNIFPGDRLWVKDSEIHEDRDIADELSDQKMNVENIEEGFRGTLLTANISSQVV comes from the exons ATGAGCCGACCAACAACCcgtagtaaaaataaaagacacAGACAGGTGGAGAATGATGATACAACTACTGAAATATTAAG GAAAATTCACCTGACAGGTGAAATAACTGATGATGATGTAAATCAGCTGTACATGATCACAAAACCGGTTTGTCAAGGCTGTCGTGTGAATACTAAGGACAACCCGAATTGTTTTTGTGGGTTGATTCCACCTCCTAATGGCAGTCGGAAAGCTGGCTTATGGCAGAAAATGTCGGATATTATTCAAGCTCTTGGTCCAGATCCATGTAAAGATCTCCGTGCTTCTGCTTACTCACCTGCAGGTCTTACGAATCTGGGTGCAACATGCTATGCTAACAGCATTTTACAGTGCTTGTACATGAACAAATCATTTCGACAAGGTGTTTTCTCTGTTGAACCTGATGTTTTGAACCGACACCCTGTCTTAGATCAACTTGCACGACTTTTTGCGCAGTTGCATGCTAGTAAAATGGCTTTCATTGACTCTGCCCCGTTTATAAAAACACTCGAGTTAGATAATGGAGTTCAACAGGATAGCCATGAATTCCTGACCTTacttttttctttgcttgagCGTTGTCTAAGTGATTCTCAAGTTTCCAAAGCAAGGACAATTGTTCAAGATCTCTTTCGAGGAAGTGTATCTCATGTTACAAC GTGCTCAAGATGTGGCAAAGATTCTGAAGCTTCTTCAAAGATGGAAGATTTTTATGAGCTTGAGTTAAATGTCAAGGGCCTCAAAACTCTTGAGGAGAGTTTAACTGATTACCTGAGTGTGGAAGAGTTGCATGGCGATAACCAATATTTTTGTGAGTCATGTAACATAAGAGTTGATGCCTCTCGCAGTATCAAGTTGCGGACACTCCCTGATGTGCTTAATTTTCAGCTGAAGCGCTATGATTTCCTTCAAAAG ACTACTTCAAAGAAGAAGATTACTTCTGTGTTCTCTTTTCCTGGAAAGCTAGATATGCGGGGGAGGTTGTCAAAGCCTTCTCAAGTGGAATTAATATATGACTTGTCGGCAGTTCTTATACACAAAGGAACTGCTGCAAACAGTGGCCACTATATAGCTCATATTAAGGATGAGAATACAGGGCAGTGGTGGGAGTTTGATGACGAGCATGTCTCAAACTTGGGTCATCATCCATTTGGAGAAGGCTCTTCAACTTCCAATTCTAAATCTAATCGATCAGATGCAGTTGTTCATTCGTCTTGCACAGGAGGGGATGGCACTGCCAACGGAAATCATTTGGATCCCATTCAGCTGCAACATGAAGAATCTAGTGTTGGGAGTCATATAGAGATGTTTTCATCTACTGATGCCTACATGCTAATGTACAATCTTAGTTCTAAGAAGAATGGTGCCAGCACCATGGAAATAGAAGGGGATGCAGTTTTCTTACATGATGGAATTTCACTTCCATCTCATCTTTGTGAGGAGATAACAAACTTGAATTCATCATATGTTGATGCTTGTGAACAAtacaaattgaagaagaaaagagaactAGATCACATAACAGAAAGGAGACAGGAAGTGAGATCAGTGCTATCTGAAGCTCCTGTTCATTCAGTTGAAGAACCGTTCTATTGGATTTCCACAGACTGGCTTCGCCAATGGGCTGATAATATTTCTCCACC TGTTTTAGATAATACATCTATCCAATGTTCCCATGGAAAAATACCACTTTCCAAAGCTGGCTCTGTGAAGCGATTGTCAGCTGGAGCCTGGACGAAGTTCTCTAAG TACAATGGGGGCTCAACATTTGCCAAAGGTGATCACTGCCTGGACTGCCTTATCGATGTGGCACATACAGTTGTATGTGCAGACAGCTATAGGGATCGAAGAAAATTGATGAAAGAGATTGCAGAAGATGTACTTTTAGCCAAGTGCGAAGATGGAGCCTACTATGTATCAAAGGCATG GTTACAGCAGTGggtgaaaagaaaaaaccttGATGCACCTTGTGAAGCTGATGCTGGACCAACAATGTCAATTAGGTGCCCTCATGGGCACCTGATGCCAGAGCAAGCTGCTGGTGCTAAGCGATTGCTGGTTCCTGAGAAGCTATGGCTCTTCTTTTATGAGGATGCAATTACAGTAAAACCTGATGATTCTTCAGGTTGTTCAACTTTTCCTTCCGACTCTGAAGAGTGTCCTGAGTGCAGCAATACACTTTCAGAAGTTGCATGCTTGGAGGATTCTAGAAG AGAAATGAAGCTTAAACAGCGTCAAAACCATGAAAAGTTAGCCACGGGCAAGAGTATCCCGCTGTCTTCAAATTGCAAGTACTACTTGCTGCCTTCTTCTTGGCTTTCAAAATGGAGGAGCTATGTCACTGCAAGCAGCAAACATACGTCATTCATGGAACCTGAAATTCTTGATGGCGTCATTAATTTGCTTAAATGCGAAAAG CATTCACGCCTTCTGGAGAGGCCACCTAAAGTGGCCTACAAACGTGGATCCTTTTTCCAGAAGGGTTCTACT ACAGATAGGTTGACCATTATCACTGAGAACGATTGGAAATGCTTTTGTGAAGAATGGGGTGGTACTGAGGAGAATGGCATATCTGCTATAATTGAGCTTTGTAGCTCTAATGATTTGGCTGAATGCTGTGGGGGCATGCCAATGTGTGAGCAGCCGCTTGATCTTCAAAATGAAGTAAATAATGAGAATGAGTCAAGGCAACCAGTGATTAGGACCTGCCCAGag GTATGTGAGGAGTGCATTGGAGAAAGAGAAAGCTGCGAGTTGATGCAAAAGCTTAACTATGCTGATGAAGATATTTATGTTTATCTTGTACGTGGAAAAGAAGCTCCAAAGTCAATCTTACAAGCATCTGAGTCCTCTGAGCCTGATCGACGAACCTCCAAGCGTTCTCGGAGGACAAACAATggaaatttagtaaatttaagAGTTTCTGCAACTACCTCAATATATCagttgaaaatgatgatatGGGAATCACTTGGG GTTGTTAAGGAAAACCAAATACTGCACAAAGGATCG